The DNA region TGAGCAATCAGGAagggcataaataaaaaaaaatcaaaattttaagatcGAGGCTAATGATATAATTGCTTAGAATTTGAGCGATAAGTTAGGCTGGGAAGAGACACTGATCGAATAGTAATTTCTACTGATAAAGTGGCTAAAGCTATGCGAGAAAATTTCAGTATTTTTGGAGacttaaaactatttttttggtttcatgatcaagttttaaaaaaaaacatcattgttttttagtttttttttttcttctttgtcattatttgttttatgtttggttcttttaaaaaacagaaaaacaaaaaattatattttactaatatgaTCATTCTGCAAATTTCgttatacaattttattttattttatacctTTCGATTATGTAATGTGATATACAGATCCGAGtcgtatttgttttttttcctttaaaagtTAGTTTGATAAGTATTCAATTAATATTAGTATTCAACTTTATGTTGGTAAAATATCCTAAaagtcaaataaataaataaaattgtaggCCACTTGGACGTATATCCCAAAAAGGCCAGCAGATTCTCCGAAACTTCATTTAGTCAGACGCTGACacataatcacaaaaaaaaaaccaaatcattcCTTTTGactcaatccaaaaaaaaacatctttctcCTATTGccgatcaaaaaaaaaaaaaaaccctagaaaaaaactTCATCAATCATCCCTCTCTCTTGTTCCGTTCGATCGCCGCGGTTCTTTTTTCTCAGTGTTATGTAGGTTTGATCTCGTTTGTCTCCACTGACAAAAAAACTCGTGAGAGGCGAATGAGAAAGGGTGTGtagtgttctttttttcttttttttttttaagggtttACTTCTCGTTGACCCCAATCGATTCTGATTGTTATCGGAGATGGCTGATTCGTGTTTCAAAGCGGGTAAGTTTAGCGCACCTGGGTTTCGATTTCACCCGACTGATGAGGAGCTTGTTGTTTATTATCTTAAGAGGAAGATCTGTGGTAGAAAGCTTCGTATCAATGCCATTGGTGTCGTTGATGTTTACAAAGTCGATCCTTCTGAATTGCCTGGTAACTTttttcatcctcttcttctctttgtagCTGTAGCTGCTGATTTAAGTATCGTGATCAATTATAGTTTCGGTTGTTGATGATTCGCTGATTATGTGATTACTAGTAAGCCTCTGTTATTGAATCCGATTCAGTCTtctgattttttatattataatcattTACTCTGTTGTTTTCACAATGTTTTGGGTTCACAATAACTTGTCTAACGCGGCTGAATGTACGTacaggtctgtcgatgttgaaGACAGGAGATAGACAGTGGTTCTTTTTCACTGCAAGGAACAGGAAGTATCCAAACGCAGCTAGGTCAAGTAGAGGCACTGTAACTGGGTATTGGAAGGCTACAGGGAAGGATCGAGTCATTGAGTATAATTCAAGATCTGTAGGACTTAAGAAGACTCTTGTTTTCTATAGAGGTCGGGCTCCTAATGGTGAGCGGACTGATTGGGTGATGCACGAGTACACGATGGATGAAGATGAACTTGGGAGATGTAAGAACGCCAAGGTATTATCATATATCTGTTGCTCTTTGTCAAAACTATATCTTCTGGTCTCAGTTCATTATTAATTTGTACTTAACTAAGctgctttatttatttatttatttctacaGGAGTATTATGCTCTTTATAAGCTGTACAAGAAAAGTGGGGCTGGTCCCAAAAATGGTGAACAGTATGGTGCTCCGTTCCAAGAAGAGGAATGGGTTGGTAGTGATAGTGAAGAGGGCGATAACGTTGCTGTACCGGATGATCCTGCTGTGGTCCACTATGAGAACTGTCGTCGTATGGATGATCCTGTGGTCCACTATGAGAACTGTCGTCGTATGGATGATCCTGTGGTCCACTATGACAACAGTCGTTGTATGGATGATCCTGTGGTTCACTACGAGAACTGTCGTCGTATGGATGATCCTGTGGTCATCTATGAGAACAGTCGTCGTATGGATGATACTAAATTTTGCAATCCTGTCAATGTTCGGTTACAGGACATCGAGAAGCTTCTCAATGAAATTCCAGATGCGCCCCGTGTTACTACAAGACACTTTAACGGGTTTACTGGTGTTCCGCAggtctgtttcttctctcttgctttGAGTAATAATATGGTTTTGCTACCAACTATTATTGGCTtaggctttttctttttttttgtgcttccTTCACTAACTGAATACTTGTATTGTAGGGTAATAGCGCAGGAGAGATACAGAGCACATTGCTGAATAGTTCTTCTGGAGAGTTTGTTGACCCCCGGAAAACTGGAGTGTTCTTGCCAAATAGCCAGCCATACAACAGGCAGTCTAGTTTTCAGTCCGGTCTGAAGTCAGAAAATTCATTTGAGGCTACCTCTGGTATGTCACCACTTCTAGATTTTGAGAAGGAGGACTACATTGAAATGAATGATCTTCTGATCCCTGAACTCGGAGCTTCTTCAACTGAGATATCCACACAGTTCTTAAACAATGGTGAAGTCAGTGACATTGGTGAATTCGACCAATTGTTCCATGACATTTCCATGTCTTTGGATGCAGACCCTGTTTTTCAGGGAACTTCTACAGATATGTCTTCTCTGAGTAATTTTGCTAACAACACATCAGACCAAAGGCAGCAATTCCTTTATCAACAGTTGGACCAGACCCTTGAGAACCAGCAGAATAACTTCATGCATCCTAATAACTTCATGCATCCTAGTACAACTCTTAATCAGTTCACTGACAATATGTGGTTTAAAGATGGTCAGGCTGTTCTCTTTGACCAACAACCACAATCTTCTTCTGGAGTATTCACTTCACATTCAACAGGTACTTAAAAGTCTCAAACTCATGTTCATCTTGGAGCATTCACTTACGTTGTCTGCCATGTTATTTCCCATGAatcaaaactgttttttttctgcatttttttttgaattgaaccAAGAAGTGTATATATGATTACTCATAATACTCTCGGTATGCCCTTTTGTTTAGATATTGAAACATAGTAACCTTAGGCCTTTTTACTGAGACTTTGTGAATATCAATTTGCTTAGGTGTGAAGCCTGAGTCTATGAATCCTACTGTGAGTGTAAATGCCCAAAACAAGGAAGGCCAAAATGGTGGTGGAACAAAGAGCCAGTTCTCATCAGCTCTGTGGGAATTATTGGAATCGATACCTTCAACACCAGCCTCTGCCTGTGAGGGTCCTCTTAACCAGACCTTTGTGCGTATGTCTAGCTTCAGCCGCATCAGGTTCACTGGAACGTCAGTGACTAGTAGAAAAGTCACAGTAGCAAAGAAGCGTATCAGTAACAGAGGATTTCTTCTGTTATCAATTATGGGTGCTTTGTTTGCCTTCTTCTGGGTGTTCATAGCCACCGTTGGAGTTATGGAAAGACCCTGCCTCTCGTGATCTAGGCTCTTGATTCAGGATAAGTTTAGAAGAAAGCATATCGACATTAGTGATTATTGAATCTTTGATTTATGTATAGAGTTTGAAAGAgctaagaaaaataatttttaaagggttttttttttttttctcaattctcGATGCCTTTGATTTGCTTGCATATCTTATGGTTTTATCATATCAAACGGCCTCGGCGGAGACGTTAATTCCCTTATGGGTGTTCAGAGCCACAAATAATTTGAAGTTTGTtaacttttctttgtttttgaattcAAAGTAAAAGGTGTTGTGAAGGTCTTGTTAATCCAACGAACGTTATCAAATCCAGTGGGAATATTTGTTGGgttgttcatatattttgtgttgATCCTACTAGGAAGAACATGCTTCTGAAATTGTCCAGTAGAAATACTTATTAGGTTGCTCATATTTTTTGTGTTGGCTCTACTATGAGGACCATGCTTCTGAAATTGTTTGTTGTAGGCcatatacaatttttattggttcagctttattaaaaattaaaaatataactgTTATAGttaaagtattattattttatttttttttgagaatgtcCTGCCGTTTCTGTGTTGGAGATGCGTAATAGACGAATGACAACCTATATGGTATATGTGACATGTCACTTTTTTGGTTACGCTCCCGGCTCCCCACGTTAGATTGTCACTGGATTATTCAAGAGAAGCCTTCTAAAACTAATGTCCAATTTCTAAACTCTAAAATTATCATATCAATACGTAcacctctgtttcacaaaagcACTTTTTTACATATTGCGGATGTTCAAGCAGAGTGGCGTCCTAAGAtgacaaatatgaaatatgcaACGACTTAAAACATGAAATATGCAATGATTTAAAACGTATTAATTTAACTCCCAATCAACTCAACTTCTTCtctatttttcatatttgccAAATTTAGCAAACAAGTCGATCCAGGTTTAGCATTTTAGGATGTTAGATATGATTTGAATGTTTACGGTTTTTGAAGTAGTTTTTGGCTTTAGTTTTTGCAATAACTTATTTTGTAGCCGTTCATGAATATTAAAAAACGACTTGAATTTAGTTATTGAGTGTGTTAAacaaatttcgaaaaaaaatgaaaatctataattttttgggttttctccCTCAAAAACCATTGATAAGTTTATtatcttttttccatttttttttagttttctggaaaaaaaaaatgatcatcaacataaaaccaaaaactaaaaacactaccattcaatttaaaaaaaaaaaaaaattacaccaaaaaaaaactacaatattCTTCATGCATGCagtcaattcataattaatGGGCTGGAACAAGTGTATATTGAGCCCATTAGGCTCTCACAAACTTCGTTGGTCCAAAGTGATCGCGAAGGCTGCTAAGTATAGCACCAAAGCTGAAAACATCTTTCTTCTCAGATAGCCAACCAAATCAACTCAAATCtcatttctccttcttttaccattgtttgttcttctcttctcttctctgctgGCCGATCAAACCCTAGGATTTTCAAACCGTTCGATCGCCGAGGGTTGTTCTCACTGTCATGTaggtttgattcttcttctcttctggaTCTTGAgcgacgaagagaagaagagatctgaGGTCTTCTtcgagagagagataaagatttGCTCCCTCGTTGACCCGAtcggttcttttttttttttttctttctttaatcgCTTGagaattttcaattattttcgAGAAATCTGCTCTGATTCGTTACGTAGATGGCGGAATCATCTCCTGATTCGTGTTTTAAAGGAGGCAAATTTAGTGCTccagggtttagatttcacccGACTGATGAAGAGCTTGTCATGTATTATCTCAAGAGGAAGATTTGTAGGAAGAGGCTTAGAGTTAACGTTATTGGTGTCGTTGATGTTTACAAAATGGATCCTCAGGAATTGCCTGGTAAACCAtttctttcatctctttttccttatttgttcTTGGAATTAGATTTGGTTATTGTTGATTAGTTGCTGCATCAactgatttcatttttttgtgtatttcGTTGAAACAGGTCAATCGATGTTGAAGACGGGAGATAGACAGTGGTTCTATTTCACTCCAAGGAGTAGGAAGTATCCAAACGCAGCTAGGTCAAGTAGAGGCACTGAGACTGGGTATTGGAAAGCGACGGGAAAGGATCGAGTCATCGAGTACAATTCCAGATCCGTAGGGATTAAAAAGACTCTTGTTTTCTATAGAGGTCGGGCACCTAATGGTGAGCGGACTGATTGGGTGATGCACGAGTACACGATGGATGAAGATGAACTTGGGAGATGTAAGTACCCCCAGGATTACTATGCTCTTTATAAGCTGTTCAAGAAGAGTGGGGCTGGTCCTAAGAATGGTGAACAGTATGGTGCTCCTTTCCAAGAAGAGGAAtgggttgatgatgataatgaagatGAGAACACTGTTGCTGTACCAGATCAACCTGTTGTTCGTTATGAGGATGAGAGGCGACTTTTCAATCCTGTCTGTCTTCAGTTAGAGGATATCGATGTGCTTCTCAATGGTATCCCAGATGCACCTGGTGTTCCTCCAAGATGTATTCCTCAGGtcagtttcttctctctttaaatgAGAAAGATGATTTTACCACCAAGGTCTTGTTTTACATGTTCGTTTTGTTGCGATTTGCTCACTAAATGGATTATCTTAATTGCAGGTGCACAGTGAAGAAGAGCTGCAGAGCACGTTGGTGAATGATTCTGCTAGAGATTTTGTACCAAACAGCCAGCCATACAACAGGCCCTCAAGTTTTGACTCTTTAGAGACCACTGAAGCTACGTCAATACCTCTGGTGTTTGAGAAGGAGGATTTCATTGAAATGGATGATCTTCTGATACCTGAACTTGGAGCTTCTTCAACTGAGAAAGCCGCACAGGTCCCCAACCATGGTGAATTCGGCGACTTTAATGACTTTGACCAATTGTTCCATGATATTTCCATGT from Camelina sativa cultivar DH55 chromosome 3, Cs, whole genome shotgun sequence includes:
- the LOC104777407 gene encoding NAC domain-containing protein 16-like; the encoded protein is MADSCFKAGKFSAPGFRFHPTDEELVVYYLKRKICGRKLRINAIGVVDVYKVDPSELPGLSMLKTGDRQWFFFTARNRKYPNAARSSRGTVTGYWKATGKDRVIEYNSRSVGLKKTLVFYRGRAPNGERTDWVMHEYTMDEDELGRCKNAKEYYALYKLYKKSGAGPKNGEQYGAPFQEEEWVGSDSEEGDNVAVPDDPAVVHYENCRRMDDPVVHYENCRRMDDPVVHYDNSRCMDDPVVHYENCRRMDDPVVIYENSRRMDDTKFCNPVNVRLQDIEKLLNEIPDAPRVTTRHFNGFTGVPQGNSAGEIQSTLLNSSSGEFVDPRKTGVFLPNSQPYNRQSSFQSGLKSENSFEATSGMSPLLDFEKEDYIEMNDLLIPELGASSTEISTQFLNNGEVSDIGEFDQLFHDISMSLDADPVFQGTSTDMSSLSNFANNTSDQRQQFLYQQLDQTLENQQNNFMHPNNFMHPSTTLNQFTDNMWFKDGQAVLFDQQPQSSSGVFTSHSTGVKPESMNPTVSVNAQNKEGQNGGGTKSQFSSALWELLESIPSTPASACEGPLNQTFVRMSSFSRIRFTGTSVTSRKVTVAKKRISNRGFLLLSIMGALFAFFWVFIATVGVMERPCLS
- the LOC104777408 gene encoding NAC domain-containing protein 17-like gives rise to the protein MAESSPDSCFKGGKFSAPGFRFHPTDEELVMYYLKRKICRKRLRVNVIGVVDVYKMDPQELPGQSMLKTGDRQWFYFTPRSRKYPNAARSSRGTETGYWKATGKDRVIEYNSRSVGIKKTLVFYRGRAPNGERTDWVMHEYTMDEDELGRCKYPQDYYALYKLFKKSGAGPKNGEQYGAPFQEEEWVDDDNEDENTVAVPDQPVVRYEDERRLFNPVCLQLEDIDVLLNGIPDAPGVPPRCIPQVHSEEELQSTLVNDSARDFVPNSQPYNRPSSFDSLETTEATSIPLVFEKEDFIEMDDLLIPELGASSTEKAAQVPNHGEFGDFNDFDQLFHDISMSLDMELIDQGTSTNLTSVSSFANDTSNQRQQFLYQQPQDQTPDNQLNNIMDPSTTLNQFTDEIWFQDDQAVLFDEQQAFSGSFAPPSSGVIPDSTNPTMSVNAQDQERQNGGGTTSQFSSALWALMDSIPSTPASACEGPLNRTFVRMSSFSRIRFKANGTPVTNTIANKGIRNRGFLLLSIVGALCAIFWVFIATVRVSGRTVFS